In Azospirillum thermophilum, the genomic stretch GGGGCCGAGCGTGCCGATCCGCTTCAGCCCGTCCGGCCGTTCCAGCAGCACCTCCAGCTCGCCCTCCTCGACCAGCCAGGCGCGGTCGCCGTGCCGGCCCTGGTGGACGAGCACCAGCCCGGCGGGGATGCGGACGACGGGGGCGGCGCGGGAGGCGGGCATGGCGGCGGCTCGGGAACGGGTGCGCGGCAGCCTTGATCTGCGCGGTTCCCGGCCACGATAGCCGCGATTCCTTACCGAACCGATAGCGGCCTTGAGAGCGCCGGGCTGCTGCGCTATGCATTGCGCCCCGCGAAACGACCCATGCCCGGCGGCGTCCCCGGCAGTGCCCCTGCCGGGAGGAGCCCTGCCCGGCGCCGCCAACCAGAGGCCCGACCCATGACCGACGGCACCACCGCCACAGAATGCTATTGCCGGTCCGGCAAGACCTTCGAGTCCTGCTGCGCCCCCTATCTGGCCGGCGCCCCGGCGCCGACGGCGGAGGCGCTGATGCGGTCGCGCTATTCGGCCTTCGCCACCGGCAACATCGACTATCTGCACGACACGCTGCTGCCTTCCACCCGCGAGGATTTCGACCGCGCCGAGGTCGAGGCCTGGGCGAAGAACTCCGTCTGGACCGGCATGGAGGTGCGCTCCACCGAGGCCGGGCTGGAGGGCGACGAGGAGGGGCTGGTCGAGTTCGTCGCCCGCTTCACCATGAACGGCAAGCCGCACACCCATCACGAGACCAGCCGCTTCGCCCGGCAGGACGGCCGCTGGTACTATGTGGACGGCGTGCTGGGCGCCCGCCCGCGCATCGGCCCCAAGATCGGCCGCAACGAGCCCTGCCCCT encodes the following:
- a CDS encoding YchJ family protein; its protein translation is MTDGTTATECYCRSGKTFESCCAPYLAGAPAPTAEALMRSRYSAFATGNIDYLHDTLLPSTREDFDRAEVEAWAKNSVWTGMEVRSTEAGLEGDEEGLVEFVARFTMNGKPHTHHETSRFARQDGRWYYVDGVLGARPRIGPKIGRNEPCPCGSGKKYKKCHGAAA